From a single Planococcus shenhongbingii genomic region:
- a CDS encoding YveK family protein: MGQKILILNILKNLRKQLKVILSITFLSIGVVWFLLYFVLVPEYKATSQILVEQEESSVPSAVADSQLASQVPGINETYSATIRSPQVLGEVIKELGLKVSVKQLHERIIVSEAADSQVLNITVSSADKELAIQIANSVAVNFKKKIPEMMQVEKVSVIPITSDQLPTSPFEENMVFSLGVAGAFGFIIGTLVAFILEMLNTLFKTGRQDSKTTAAKLQTVFK, translated from the coding sequence TAAGGAAACAATTAAAAGTGATTCTCAGTATTACCTTTCTTTCAATTGGGGTTGTTTGGTTTTTACTGTATTTTGTTTTAGTGCCCGAATATAAAGCAACTAGCCAGATTCTAGTTGAGCAGGAAGAAAGTTCCGTGCCTTCGGCAGTAGCAGATTCACAGCTTGCTTCACAAGTTCCTGGGATAAATGAAACCTATAGCGCAACCATAAGGAGCCCGCAAGTTTTAGGAGAAGTCATTAAAGAATTGGGCTTAAAAGTCTCGGTTAAGCAATTACACGAAAGAATTATCGTTTCTGAAGCAGCTGATTCTCAAGTATTGAATATAACGGTTTCCAGTGCAGACAAAGAGTTGGCCATTCAAATCGCCAACTCAGTTGCTGTGAATTTTAAAAAGAAAATTCCTGAAATGATGCAAGTGGAGAAGGTTTCAGTTATTCCAATTACCAGCGACCAACTTCCAACTTCACCATTTGAAGAAAATATGGTGTTTAGCTTAGGGGTGGCAGGGGCTTTTGGTTTTATAATCGGAACTTTGGTGGCATTTATCCTGGAAATGCTAAATACCTTGTTTAAAACAGGAAGACAAGACAGCAAAACTACGGCAGCAAAACTGCAAACGGTATTTAAGTAA
- a CDS encoding gamma-glutamyl-gamma-aminobutyrate hydrolase family protein, with amino-acid sequence MKNNDKPVIGITARVEKDQMYSLDPVYGQAILQSGGLPLIVPIVDQEDIPVLCERLDGLIVTGGGDINPLLYGEEPHVRLGAVYPGSDEYEKELILNFLKLDKPFIGMCRGLQMLNISLGGTNYQDLEAQYEGDLNQHKQLAMRTHRTHSVELEDDSKLLGIMGEKKFNVNSFHHQGVKDVSSQLKVAARAADGLVEALESDSYQFVMGIQWHPEEFAVQGDEASKKLFDRFVKECTKDMGQNQ; translated from the coding sequence ATGAAAAACAATGATAAACCAGTAATTGGTATTACAGCGCGAGTTGAAAAAGACCAAATGTATTCCCTTGATCCAGTTTATGGCCAAGCTATTCTACAGTCTGGCGGATTGCCGTTAATCGTTCCGATAGTAGATCAGGAAGATATTCCGGTATTATGTGAACGATTGGACGGTTTAATCGTCACAGGCGGGGGAGATATCAATCCGTTGCTTTACGGAGAAGAGCCGCATGTACGCTTAGGAGCGGTATATCCTGGCAGTGATGAATACGAGAAAGAATTGATCTTAAATTTCTTAAAGTTAGATAAGCCGTTTATCGGTATGTGCCGAGGGCTTCAAATGCTTAATATATCACTAGGCGGCACAAATTATCAGGATTTAGAAGCGCAGTATGAAGGCGATTTAAATCAGCATAAGCAGCTGGCAATGCGGACGCACCGAACGCATTCGGTTGAGCTTGAAGATGATAGTAAATTGCTTGGCATCATGGGCGAGAAAAAATTCAATGTGAATTCGTTTCATCATCAAGGAGTCAAAGATGTTTCGAGCCAGTTGAAAGTAGCAGCTAGAGCCGCGGATGGGCTTGTTGAGGCACTTGAAAGTGATTCTTATCAATTTGTGATGGGTATCCAATGGCATCCAGAAGAATTTGCGGTCCAAGGTGACGAAGCTTCCAAAAAACTATTTGACCGTTTTGTAAAAGAATGCACAAAAGATATGGGACAAAATCAATAA
- the cax gene encoding calcium/proton exchanger — MNRIFIIMALIGVPLTVIGSLMHWPSVVMFIICSISIVALSSFMGRATESLAIVSGPRIGGLLNATFGNAVELIISIFALQAGLIGVVLASLTGSVLGNLLLVGGLSFFLGGLKFKRQKFSVHDASHNSGLLIFAVVVAFVIPEIFAMTMNDTKTIQLSVGISIILILLYLAGLFFKLVTHRGVYAHADPETESSHEEPEWSKRKALIILLVATLIVAYVSENLVHTFEEVGEQFGWSELFIGVIIVAIVGNAAEHASAIIMAMKNKMDIAVEIAIGSTLQIAMFVAPVLVLISLFMPVQMPLVFTISELVAMITAVFLAINVMNDGESNWFEGLTLLAAYLIMGIGFYLL; from the coding sequence ATGAATCGTATTTTTATTATAATGGCGCTTATTGGGGTGCCATTGACTGTCATTGGATCACTGATGCACTGGCCCAGTGTGGTGATGTTTATTATCTGTTCAATAAGTATAGTAGCCTTATCCAGTTTCATGGGGCGTGCGACGGAAAGTCTTGCGATTGTCAGTGGTCCACGAATAGGTGGACTCCTTAATGCAACTTTCGGAAATGCGGTAGAACTTATCATCTCTATTTTTGCATTGCAGGCAGGACTCATTGGAGTTGTTCTAGCTTCCTTGACAGGTTCTGTACTAGGAAATTTATTGCTAGTAGGCGGCCTTTCCTTTTTCCTTGGCGGCCTTAAATTTAAAAGGCAGAAATTCAGTGTTCATGATGCCTCCCATAATTCTGGTTTGTTAATTTTTGCCGTAGTCGTCGCTTTTGTAATTCCTGAAATTTTTGCTATGACGATGAATGATACGAAGACCATCCAATTGAGTGTGGGGATATCGATCATTTTAATACTGCTATATTTAGCCGGATTATTTTTTAAGCTGGTGACACATCGCGGCGTATATGCCCACGCGGATCCTGAAACTGAGTCTTCACATGAAGAGCCGGAATGGTCCAAAAGAAAAGCGCTTATTATTTTATTAGTTGCTACTTTGATTGTGGCTTATGTTTCCGAAAATTTAGTGCACACGTTTGAGGAAGTAGGAGAACAGTTTGGATGGTCAGAGTTGTTTATTGGAGTTATTATTGTAGCGATTGTAGGGAATGCAGCAGAGCATGCATCCGCTATAATTATGGCAATGAAAAACAAAATGGATATCGCAGTTGAAATCGCCATTGGCTCTACACTGCAAATTGCCATGTTTGTAGCACCAGTACTCGTATTGATTTCGCTCTTTATGCCGGTGCAGATGCCATTGGTTTTCACGATATCTGAACTTGTCGCAATGATTACTGCGGTATTTCTGGCAATCAATGTAATGAACGACGGAGAATCCAACTGGTTTGAAGGTTTAACGCTTCTTGCTGCTTATCTGATTATGGGCATTGGATTTTATTTACTGTGA
- a CDS encoding MGMT family protein, producing the protein MQPFTEKAIETIKKIPFGKVMTYGQIAAHAGSPRGARQVARLLHSMSSKHQLPWHRVVNARGQIAIQNEEARFAQQSFLEKEGVEVDQHGKINFERFLFRPDQQDD; encoded by the coding sequence ATGCAGCCATTTACTGAGAAAGCTATTGAAACGATAAAGAAAATCCCTTTTGGGAAAGTGATGACTTATGGACAAATAGCTGCTCATGCTGGCAGTCCAAGAGGAGCAAGGCAAGTTGCCCGGTTGCTTCATAGTATGAGCAGTAAACATCAATTGCCATGGCATCGTGTAGTGAATGCACGAGGGCAAATCGCTATTCAAAATGAAGAGGCGCGCTTTGCTCAACAATCATTTCTTGAAAAAGAAGGAGTCGAGGTTGATCAACACGGGAAAATTAATTTTGAGCGTTTTCTATTCCGGCCAGACCAGCAGGACGATTAA
- a CDS encoding GNAT family N-acetyltransferase, with amino-acid sequence MYEVVAIHDHMRWQKILDLFQVTDIYYTSQYFLSAMKLDPGESMMFYYNDEEGEVVYPFIKRRIENDAPGYFDITTPFGYGGPLLKTKNNASKLTANFLHEFSAFCEKEKIIAEFIRFHPLKNNALIFEKQLKLLPMYETFAIKLDLQDQQPKEQEDKNERSNGENGVVIKKLGTVRHMFEFLVLYYSTVRRREDADSYYFFTNDYFETLISSLGPNLHLFGAYCENKLVSACYVLTMGDTIYHHLDGSLEEAEDSNAMKALLLKIAEWGKENSFTFFHLGSDFKGEGRNISGLKKGIANQEPSTFYICEKVHDTSIYKKLISIEEIDVIKRYRNV; translated from the coding sequence ATGTATGAGGTTGTTGCCATACACGATCATATGCGCTGGCAAAAAATTCTCGACCTTTTCCAAGTAACGGATATATATTACACAAGCCAATATTTTTTAAGCGCAATGAAATTAGACCCCGGCGAGTCAATGATGTTTTATTATAACGATGAGGAAGGAGAAGTTGTTTATCCTTTCATCAAAAGAAGAATAGAAAATGATGCCCCGGGTTATTTTGACATTACGACTCCTTTTGGTTATGGTGGCCCATTATTAAAGACCAAGAATAATGCTTCCAAGCTGACTGCAAATTTCCTTCATGAATTCTCTGCGTTTTGTGAAAAAGAAAAAATTATCGCAGAGTTTATCCGATTTCATCCATTAAAGAACAATGCCCTTATCTTTGAAAAGCAATTAAAATTACTGCCAATGTATGAGACATTTGCCATTAAACTTGATCTGCAAGACCAGCAGCCAAAAGAGCAGGAAGATAAAAATGAACGAAGTAATGGTGAAAACGGCGTAGTTATTAAAAAACTGGGCACGGTTCGCCATATGTTCGAGTTTTTGGTTTTATATTATTCGACTGTACGGCGGCGAGAAGATGCAGATAGCTATTATTTTTTTACTAACGATTATTTTGAAACGCTTATCAGCTCGCTCGGCCCAAACCTTCATTTATTTGGAGCTTACTGTGAGAATAAGCTCGTATCGGCCTGTTATGTACTAACTATGGGAGATACTATTTATCACCATTTGGACGGCAGTCTGGAAGAAGCTGAAGACTCCAATGCAATGAAGGCCCTCTTATTGAAGATTGCGGAGTGGGGAAAAGAAAACAGTTTCACTTTTTTTCATCTCGGCAGTGATTTCAAAGGCGAAGGCAGAAATATCTCTGGCCTAAAAAAAGGAATAGCAAATCAAGAACCATCCACTTTCTATATTTGTGAAAAAGTTCATGACACCTCGATTTACAAGAAGTTAATTTCTATAGAAGAAATTGATGTCATAAAAAGATATCGAAACGTCTAA